The following coding sequences lie in one Silene latifolia isolate original U9 population chromosome 5, ASM4854445v1, whole genome shotgun sequence genomic window:
- the LOC141656994 gene encoding SAGA-associated factor 29 homolog A-like isoform X2: MSSSEIDSILENSKELDRLRKVQDEILTEINKLHKKLQTSPEVVEKPGDTSLSRLKALYIQAKDLSETEVRVSNILLAQLDALLPPGPPGQQRRRLEGNEQKKKQKKNDSEPSRVSPSTRNQLDNPASLKGEQVAARITTEESEKDEYIVVKVIHFDRETKEFEVLDEEPGDDEEGGGQRKFKLPASHIIPFPKRNDPSTALDFQTGKAVLAVYPGTTALYKATVMIPSRKRKTDDYVLEFDDDESEDGSMPQRIVPSHNVVALPEGHRQ; this comes from the exons ATGTCGTCGTCGGAAATCGATAGCATTCTGGAAAATTCAAAGGAGCTTGATCGATTGAGGAAAGTGCAAGATGAAATTTTGACGGAAATCAATAAGTTGCATAAGAAACTTCAAACTT CCCCTGAGGTGGTTGAGAAGCCGGGAGACACCTCATTATCAAGACTTAAGGCTTTGTATATTCAGGCAAAGGACCTTTCAGAAACTGAAGTGAG AGTGTCCAACATTCTATTAGCTCAACTGGATGCTTTGCTTCCACCCGGACCTCCTGGACAGCAAAGAAGACGACTAG AAGGCAATGAGCAGaagaagaaacaaaagaagaatgaTTCTGAGCCTTCAAGGGTCTCTCCATCAACGAGAAATCAACTTGATAATCCTGCGAGTCTCAAAGGTGAACAG GTAGCAGCCAGGATAACAACAGAGGAGTCTGAGAAGGATGAGTACATTGTTGTCAAAGTGATACATTTTGACAGGGAAACGAAAGA ATTTGAAGTGCTTGATGAGGAACCTGGTGATGATGAAGAGGGCGGTGGCCAAAG AAAATTTAAGCTTCCGGCATCACATATTATACCTTTTCCGAAGCGAAATGATCCCTCTACTGCCTTAGACTTTCAGACTGGCAAAGCAGTTTTGGCAGTGTATCCTGGCACCACAGCCTTGTACAAAGCAACAGTAATGATTCCAAGTCGTAAG AGGAAAACTGATGA TTATGTGCttgagtttgacgatgatgaaagTGAAGATGGATCCATGCCTCAAAGGATAGTACCATCCCATAACGTTGTTGCCTTGCCAGAAGGCCATCGACAGTAA
- the LOC141656994 gene encoding SAGA-associated factor 29 homolog A-like isoform X1, giving the protein MSSSEIDSILENSKELDRLRKVQDEILTEINKLHKKLQTSPEVVEKPGDTSLSRLKALYIQAKDLSETEVRVSNILLAQLDALLPPGPPGQQRRRLASEGNEQKKKQKKNDSEPSRVSPSTRNQLDNPASLKGEQVAARITTEESEKDEYIVVKVIHFDRETKEFEVLDEEPGDDEEGGGQRKFKLPASHIIPFPKRNDPSTALDFQTGKAVLAVYPGTTALYKATVMIPSRKRKTDDYVLEFDDDESEDGSMPQRIVPSHNVVALPEGHRQ; this is encoded by the exons ATGTCGTCGTCGGAAATCGATAGCATTCTGGAAAATTCAAAGGAGCTTGATCGATTGAGGAAAGTGCAAGATGAAATTTTGACGGAAATCAATAAGTTGCATAAGAAACTTCAAACTT CCCCTGAGGTGGTTGAGAAGCCGGGAGACACCTCATTATCAAGACTTAAGGCTTTGTATATTCAGGCAAAGGACCTTTCAGAAACTGAAGTGAG AGTGTCCAACATTCTATTAGCTCAACTGGATGCTTTGCTTCCACCCGGACCTCCTGGACAGCAAAGAAGACGACTAG CTTCAGAAGGCAATGAGCAGaagaagaaacaaaagaagaatgaTTCTGAGCCTTCAAGGGTCTCTCCATCAACGAGAAATCAACTTGATAATCCTGCGAGTCTCAAAGGTGAACAG GTAGCAGCCAGGATAACAACAGAGGAGTCTGAGAAGGATGAGTACATTGTTGTCAAAGTGATACATTTTGACAGGGAAACGAAAGA ATTTGAAGTGCTTGATGAGGAACCTGGTGATGATGAAGAGGGCGGTGGCCAAAG AAAATTTAAGCTTCCGGCATCACATATTATACCTTTTCCGAAGCGAAATGATCCCTCTACTGCCTTAGACTTTCAGACTGGCAAAGCAGTTTTGGCAGTGTATCCTGGCACCACAGCCTTGTACAAAGCAACAGTAATGATTCCAAGTCGTAAG AGGAAAACTGATGA TTATGTGCttgagtttgacgatgatgaaagTGAAGATGGATCCATGCCTCAAAGGATAGTACCATCCCATAACGTTGTTGCCTTGCCAGAAGGCCATCGACAGTAA
- the LOC141656994 gene encoding SAGA-associated factor 29 homolog A-like isoform X3 has protein sequence MSSSEIDSILENSKELDRLRKVQDEILTEINKLHKKLQTSPEVVEKPGDTSLSRLKALYIQAKDLSETEVRVSNILLAQLDALLPPGPPGQQRRRLGNEQKKKQKKNDSEPSRVSPSTRNQLDNPASLKGEQVAARITTEESEKDEYIVVKVIHFDRETKEFEVLDEEPGDDEEGGGQRKFKLPASHIIPFPKRNDPSTALDFQTGKAVLAVYPGTTALYKATVMIPSRKRKTDDYVLEFDDDESEDGSMPQRIVPSHNVVALPEGHRQ, from the exons ATGTCGTCGTCGGAAATCGATAGCATTCTGGAAAATTCAAAGGAGCTTGATCGATTGAGGAAAGTGCAAGATGAAATTTTGACGGAAATCAATAAGTTGCATAAGAAACTTCAAACTT CCCCTGAGGTGGTTGAGAAGCCGGGAGACACCTCATTATCAAGACTTAAGGCTTTGTATATTCAGGCAAAGGACCTTTCAGAAACTGAAGTGAG AGTGTCCAACATTCTATTAGCTCAACTGGATGCTTTGCTTCCACCCGGACCTCCTGGACAGCAAAGAAGACGACTAG GCAATGAGCAGaagaagaaacaaaagaagaatgaTTCTGAGCCTTCAAGGGTCTCTCCATCAACGAGAAATCAACTTGATAATCCTGCGAGTCTCAAAGGTGAACAG GTAGCAGCCAGGATAACAACAGAGGAGTCTGAGAAGGATGAGTACATTGTTGTCAAAGTGATACATTTTGACAGGGAAACGAAAGA ATTTGAAGTGCTTGATGAGGAACCTGGTGATGATGAAGAGGGCGGTGGCCAAAG AAAATTTAAGCTTCCGGCATCACATATTATACCTTTTCCGAAGCGAAATGATCCCTCTACTGCCTTAGACTTTCAGACTGGCAAAGCAGTTTTGGCAGTGTATCCTGGCACCACAGCCTTGTACAAAGCAACAGTAATGATTCCAAGTCGTAAG AGGAAAACTGATGA TTATGTGCttgagtttgacgatgatgaaagTGAAGATGGATCCATGCCTCAAAGGATAGTACCATCCCATAACGTTGTTGCCTTGCCAGAAGGCCATCGACAGTAA